The following proteins are encoded in a genomic region of Kosakonia oryzae:
- a CDS encoding 4Fe-4S dicluster domain-containing protein has protein sequence MRRAFLVDSEKCIGCRGCAMACKSFNQLEPDLFWRYVYPLGNSIYPHEERAFYSLACNHCEHPACLDACPVEAYTLREDGIVVHDPARCIGCKNCLRSCPYGAPRFNEVTHKAEKCSMCYERLDAGLQTACIDACPVGALTMIDLDGEGAPGNAIQYPPGYPVMPSLNPGTRFIMPRTPHQAGE, from the coding sequence ATGAGACGTGCATTCTTGGTCGATAGTGAAAAATGTATCGGGTGCCGTGGCTGTGCCATGGCCTGTAAAAGTTTTAATCAACTGGAGCCGGATCTGTTCTGGCGCTATGTCTACCCCCTGGGGAATTCCATCTATCCGCACGAAGAAAGGGCTTTCTACTCGCTGGCATGCAACCACTGCGAGCATCCCGCCTGTCTGGATGCGTGCCCGGTTGAGGCCTATACCCTGCGCGAAGATGGTATCGTCGTACATGATCCTGCTCGCTGTATAGGCTGTAAAAACTGCCTGCGCAGTTGTCCTTATGGCGCCCCCAGATTTAACGAAGTCACTCATAAAGCTGAAAAATGCAGTATGTGTTATGAGCGGTTAGATGCAGGTTTACAAACAGCCTGCATTGATGCCTGCCCTGTCGGCGCATTAACCATGATCGATCTGGATGGAGAGGGTGCCCCCGGAAATGCCATACAGTATCCCCCCGGCTACCCTGTTATGCCATCCCTGAACCCCGGGACCCGCTTCATTATGCCCCGCACACCGCATCAGGCTGGAGAATAA